The Mixophyes fleayi isolate aMixFle1 chromosome 1, aMixFle1.hap1, whole genome shotgun sequence genome includes a region encoding these proteins:
- the LOC142161354 gene encoding serine/threonine-protein phosphatase PGAM5, mitochondrial-like, with protein sequence MFLRRVIVAGGAAAASALLTAAVVGKVGDDSNTSIGSWPPVFTARWDHNWDCREPVSLINMAKVAGESDELELQLRKYKAKATRHIFLIRHGQYNKRGKSDRTKVLTDTGKHQTELTGQRLADLGYPYDKIIYSTLTRARETMEMISKSLPDVPKFGSDLLREGSPIQPDPASDWKPSVVYYTDGTRIEAAFRNCIHRADPEQKEDSYEIIVCHDNVIRYIVCRALQLPPQAWDRLSLHHGSISYLVVHPNGNVSLKMLGENGFMPPGKLSNA encoded by the exons ATGTTTCTCCGCAGAGTGATCGTGGCCGGGggagctgctgctgcttctgcccTTCTCACCGCTGCGGTTGTGGGGAAGGTCGGGGATGACTCCAATACATCTATCGGCTCTTGGCCGCCTGTCTTCACCGCGCGCTGGGACCATAACTGGGACTG CCGTGAACCAGTGTCCCTAATAAACATGGCTAAAGTCGCAGGAGAATCTGATGAGCTGGAGTTACAGTTAAGGAAGTACAAGGCTAAAGCTACTCGCCACATTTTCCTGATTCGACACGGACAGTACAACAAGCGTGGAAAATCTGACCGTACGAAGGTCCTCACTGACACAG GTAAACATCAAACAGAACTAACTGGACAGCGCCTGGCAGATCTGGGTTATCCGTATGATAAGATTATTTACTCCACTTTGACCAGGGCCAGAGAGACTATGGAAATGATCAGCAAATCCCTACCAG atgttCCTAAATTTGGTTCGGATTTGCTGCGGGAAGGATCGCCCATTCAGCCAGATCCTGCATCAGACTGGAAGCCCAGTGTTGTG TACTATACAGATGGCACACGCATTGAAGCTGCATTCAGGAATTGCATCCATCGTGCAGATCCTGAACAGAAAGAAGATAGCTATGAGATAATAGTTTGTCATGACAACGTAATCCGGTATATTGTATGCAG GGCACTACAGCTTCCCCCTCAAGCTTGGGATCGATTAAGTCTTCATCATGGCAGCATCAGTTACTTGGTGGTACATCCAAATGGCAATGTGTCTCTGAAAATGCTTGGTGAAAATGGCTTT